In Silene latifolia isolate original U9 population chromosome 6, ASM4854445v1, whole genome shotgun sequence, the genomic window TTATTCCATATATTTCATGTTTGTGTTGAATTTAGGTGGTTGTTAGTGTTGTAGTTCGATTTTTTTTAGTTATAGCTATGGAGAGGAGTCATATTCCCTTATTGTGTTATTGGGATGGTGAAATAGTTGAAGGAGATGGGTGTGTAAGCTATGTAGGTGGAAATGAGTCTTTTATTTTTGCTAATAGTAACATGAGCTTCAATGATATGCACAATGAGGTATACACAACCATTGGTGTTGATAGTAGTAAGTATAAATTAGTGTTGAAAATGAAGTTTCCTAGTCTTGGATGTTTTAAGGTTGTTTCTCTCAATAATGACCGTTCTTTACAAGCGATGTGGGCTAGTATATGTCATTCAAAAGCGGGATCTATGGACATTTATGTTGAGTTGGTACCAATTCAACAACCTCAAGTGAGTAATGCAAATGTAGTACCGAATGTGTCTTTTACTAGGATGTTAAATGACAGTAATCTTTCTCAATAATTTTATGTCACCCACGCATAATGTACAAGGTTTAGGGAGTGATGATCGGTATGTGTCATTGTTAACAAATAATATCGGAGTAGAGGTAGGTGACGGTAATATTCAAGGGGATGAAGTTGAGGATGATGTTGATTTAAGACTAGAGAATGCtagtgatgaggatgatgaggatgaggaagaCATTGATCATGTGTCTTCCACTGCCCCAAATCCGGAATTCACTAGTATTTCTAAATTTGATGAAATACAAGGGAATAATTGGGCTAATTGGAAAAATGTTGTCCCATATGATGTTAGGGGAGAATTTTCTGTTGGTCAAACATTTCCTAATAAGAGATATTTGACGGAAGCAATTACATCGTATAATTTGAGGGTGAATCAAAGTTTCAAAATTCATGAGTCAAAGCCTCACACTGTGACATACAAATGTGGGAGAAGACCTACATCATGTAGTTGGACATTAAGAGCCCTCCAAAAAAAATTGGTTTCCGATGCATTTACAATTGTGAGATACAATGGTGGTCATGAGAGATCATGTGTAGGAGACACCATGCCTATAGACCACCGAAACTTGAGAAGAACTTTCATTAGTAATGCCATTAGGAATATTGTGGAGGCAGACTGGGGGTTGATGGTAAATGCAAttattgaaataataattgataaatataaCTACAAGATCAGTTATATGAAGGCATGGAAAGCTAAACAAAAAGCTCTTGCCGACATATTTGGTGATTGGGAGTTATCATACCAGTTGCTTCCTCGATTCTTTGAAGATTTGAAGGAAGCTAATCCCGGTACTGTTGTTCAATTTGTAAATTATCCAACTGATGATCCAAATGTTGTGATATTTGGCTGGGTATTTTGGGCTTTTGGAGCATCAATCAAGGGATTCCCTCATTGTCGCCCTATAATTACAATTGATGGGACTCATTTATATGGCAAGTATAAAGGTGTGCTTATGATTTCTATGGGTGTTGATGCCAATGATCAACTATATCCTCTTGCTTTTGCCATTGTTGAATTGGAGACTACGGAGACATGGTCTTGGTTTTTGGCATGTATAAGATGTTTGGTTACACAACGAAGTGGTCTTTGTATAATATCTGACAGGCATCCAGGCATCATGAAAGCCATGAATGAAAATGGGAGTGGGTGGGAGGAACCATTTGCATATCATAGGTTTTGTATAAGACACCATGCATCCAACATCAATTCAAAGTTCAAAAATAAGGCGTTGAAAGACTTGTTTAGTTGGACAGCTTTTCAGCATCAATCCATCAAGTTTAATACTAGTTTAGCAAAGATCAATGAACTTAATGTACAAGCAAGGGCAGACTTAGATAAATTACCTTTGTCAAAGTGGTCAATGTGTCATGGTGGTGCCCTTAGATATGGAATCAAGACAACCAATTTGGCTGAGGTTTTTAATAATGTGCTAAAGGGAGCCCGTTTCTTACCTGTCACTGCTCTTGTCAAAGTCACATTTTTTAGAGTATAAGGATCATAGGCTTGGTCTTGTGACATATAGAGATATGTTTGATAAATTGACGGAAACATAATTCACTTGGCAACCTTATACACAAGAGACCCTACAATATCTTCCCGATATTTGCCATGAGGATGAGGAGGAGTGGGTTGTTGAAGCCCCATTGATATGCTTTGAGATTATCGAGATGCACCTACCTAATAGGGTTGTTAGGCAATTTGGATGGCATCAAACAATACCTCCCAATTGTAACACCGAGCCTTTACTTCATAAAACTGATAAACGAGGCAAGACAAGGGACTATGCAACTGAGTTCTCCATTTATGTGAATGAGTGGGATAATAGGAAGGAAAAATTGTTGGGTAGAGGAATTCCTTATGGTGGTTTCATGTCACACCATGATCCATACATGATATGGTATCGGGACCATACTCGTCGGATTGTTAGTCCTCAAAATCGGATCTTAACTGACAAATACCTCCATGAGCATCACTACAATCCTAGTGCAGCTGACTTGGACACTCTTGCGGGTGGTCATTCATATATCTACCATCAAGTGACCGACTACATGCAAAATACATCTCTTCATGAAATGGATCCTAGCTATAGAAATTTGCTACTTGACATGCAAAATACTACTCTTCATTGTTTGGAAAGTGCACATTTTGGACATCTCATCCAACCACCAAACATTCCTCACCCAAGTCCAACTCATGCTACAACACAAGTGGACCACATTACTCATCTATCTCCCGTCCAAGAAGCGGAAAATGAGGAAGGATCATCGTCTCAACCAAGGAGATCAAAGAGGAGTCGCCGCCAAGTTAGAAGATAGTAGTGTAGTTTTATGTTTCTAGTTAAGCAAAACACTTTGGTTTGTATTATATTTAAGCTCCTTTTGGTTTGTATCAAATGTTAAAACAATTTAGTTTGTCTAAGATTTaagctactttggtttgtatcaaaTGTTAACAACAATTTGGTTTGTGTAATATTTATGTCATTTCAAAACTTTCATTTGGTCTTGTTTTGTGCATTATTGTTCTTGATGAGGATGCTTTCTTTGGTTGTCAAAGAATGAGAACAAGAAAAATATGGAGAACAATTTCGGGCAAGAacatttgtttttgttgttgataTGTAAACAACTTCAAGTCGTCATGGGGGAAAACGACTTGAGCTCAAGTCGCCTGCCCACAGAGCGATTTTACTCTGGGTGAGAACAAAATCTTTGGCAAAATTAAAGCAGCTACTGGACTCACATAGTCGCTTTAGGGGAAGACGACTTCGGCTCAAATCGCCCCCCCACAGAGCGACTTACATCTGGGTGAGAAAATTTTTTTTGGCCATTTAAGGCAGTTACTGGACTCAGGTAGACGCTTTGGGGGAAGACGACTTCAGCTCAAATCGCCCCCCCACAGAGCGACTTGCCTTAAAACGAGATCAACAGGTTTGGTTAGCATAATTTGTCACTTTGTGTAAGGTCGCTTACCGCCAGAGCGACTTGAATACGAGCCTAGGTTcggtgatgacgtggacccattttgggtaataacTTTCAAAACCcacctatttttattattactttCTGAAAAAACCCCATTTTGGCAAAACATTCTTGATATTGCTAGGTCCATAACAAGTAACAACAAGCTATATAAAATTACTAACTGCATTTTAAAATAAACTGAGCTAAACCTTTAAAAATGAAGTTTATCAAGCTGAACAGAGCTGAATATATTCATTGGCACATTATTcattatataacatcaataatcTCAAATTTCAAGTACAATATAAGGATAGTCTGAAAAGTATTTGAATTATGAAATCTATACAGAATTCTAATGTAGGGGCTCAAAAGAATACCCTGTGCCTTATTCCGTTTATTCGAATATCAAAATATGTTACAATAAATATGATTTAAGCTAGAAATAATGAATAAGCAATCGGTCCAACGTAACCGTAATACTGTATGTGTTAGCCGTGCTTGTAGGACTTCCAATTAGCCTGCAAATCGAAGTAAATATGTTGTCGGTATTACTAATAATCGAAGTAAATATGTATCGTCGTCTACCTTCAcatactactttgattttttttttttcagttatgTATTAGTAATAACCAATTGGCATATGCTTAATTGCTTATACTCggaataataattaaataagattatGGTTAAGCAATAAACCCCAAAACTTACCTAGAGTGGGGGCAAAACTGGCATCATTGGAGCTTCGACGGCGGGATATAGAGGAGCTTCAGCCGGGGTTGGAGCTATGCCTAGACATACAAACGACGAAATATCCTTATTAGTTACTAGTACTATCGTTGTTTAATGTAATTAAGAATTTGAGTTAGTCTCGCTTAAGAGTTAAGATTTTTTCATATGATCACTATCGTATTATGAATCTAATTAAAGAAAATCCTTAGTTTAAAACATGGCCAtatgaaaagaaaaacaaaatgaaaAGTTTGATTAAAAACTAGTGCAATAGCATACCAAGGCAAAAGTTGTCAAGAGAAGCAACAGAATCAACAATGCTACAAAGTGACAAGAAAGTAGTAACATTGGATGCAAGTGACGGGTCTTGATGAACAACGGCGTCAATTACACAAAAACACTCCTTATCATTTTGCGCGGTTTGAACCATAAGAGGGCAGCACAAAAACTCAGTGATGTTAAACGACGGGCTAGCTGGATCGAACTTTGGTTCGACTGCAGACCTGTTTGCATGGTCCGTGATGCACTTGTTGATGTTATTCCAACAAAGACCATTGTTTTGTGCCGATGAGGGTGTTATTGGCATTGAGATAGACATTATTCCCAACATTATTGCCAACACAACTTGGATACTCATCTTTTCCATCTTTGTAGGGTTTAATGAAGATGTATTGTGTGATAATTTATGTCGTTTGTTTGTATTAATTAGAATAAGAAAGTTTGGATGTTTTAGTTTTAGAACAAAAAGAGTTGGTATTTATATACAAGCAAataaaggaagacttgagtattAAGAAAATGTCTAGTCAAATTTACGATGTATTATCTTGAATTTGTCAAGCTTGTGCTAGCTATAGGTTAAAAATGCTAGAGAGAATTATTTTTGCAGTTAGTATCTTTTAAGTCCGTGATATTTATCTTAACATTAAAATGGGTTAAGTATCATCAAACTCGAGTATATAAGATAAATATTTTACTATTTCTCATGCATCTTGCTTTTGTCTTCTTATGAATACTGTATATGTCTTATGTTTATGATGGATACATCCGTTTTAAAAAAGAATTTGTGTTATTTTTGAGCTAACTACCGGATTATAGTGAAATTCAACACGTTTACATTTCAAATGGTTAGACTGTATCAATAAACTAATCCAACTCATCATATTAGTATCATAATCTAGAACGTAGTAACGTAAAACTATTAATGTTTGCGTCATCTTCAGTTTCCTTTGAATGACGAGTGTTGGCGGGGAGATtgtaatttaacaaaaaaaaaagtcttGTTACGTTTAACGTTCCTTGCATGATTTATGAGATTCAAACTTTGAATTCAGTTTAAAGTTgtataatcaaaacaaaagctcGCAACTATTCCTTCTAGAGAAGATGTTAGTTGATAAATTACAAGTAGTCTTACATTTTAAATATTTAAGAATGAGAAATTGGTCATGGTAAAAAGACGTTATgcataattaaaattacaataattacaacggattgattgatttacgtcaaaaatatacttaagacggataatttgagaaaaacaagagaaaataaaataggttaaaaaaCAAACAGATTaatggtgatattacgattattagtcgattaatacgtaaactaaagaattaggtcaaagcaagaacggaagtttagAGACATAACTTAATCCGGAATAGGCGCAAcactgctgcgtcccttggaagaggcgcagtggttactgcgtctgttcctagaTTGAGTTCTGGCTCTGAAGCCGTATTTGTTAATGCTCGTTGGtgtatttaatgattgattatggatatttgactcggatgaaagtgatttagcgtattatttacatatggaattgtcataaaaacaataaaaaaacgaattaaaacttattaaacgaattataattaattaaaacgaactaaaatgaattaggttaaattAGGAAGATGGAAACGATGCGAAAGACGTGATAGACAGCAATGAAAACAtgtacaaaagtcgaattccagaaacttgatatcaACGAATCGAGTCTCTCAAAATCCGGGTtcgatttaatgacgaaaacccgcaaatatttattattagggatttaagtcggaaataaaGCGTGATAGATATTATAAATATGTTAGAATTATTTTATATGaatgaaataagaagaaaataagaaaagacgaaACAAAAGAGACGAATTACCAAAgaacaaaagaagaagaagaaaggcagaaactgcggcagcctcaggaagaggcgcagcagatgctgcgactcttcgaataGACgcggcagttgctgcgtttcttctcgacgtctgtcttttgtcaatccgtaaaaacagtttaataaaggggttttagaagtcggttttaaatatatttttgacgtaaattttacattaattggtacaaaaataaaatacagtaataaagatgagatttacaccctcagacttacatgtttgacgaaacgagattaactaagttaacgttttagtgattgctcgactcgaatgtacgaagaaagtgccctcgtgagaggatttatattaaattgattgaattgattatggtgtagtggtcaaattggtcggttatgcaacgtgactggtacttagaatgatctgagcttacgtggtcgattgatcaagcacgtagacgtcaatagcTTAGaacacggtcttagaatgcaaagggagaagataagggctgacactcgcgtgaaaaatatgtgggacggaggtccctatttatactagaaaatatgaagagttatggaatgactcaaactttggaaacaaatcacgcaAAAAACTGAAAATAcacagaaaagagctggggaagaggcgcaacagctgctgcgatccttcgaagaggcgcaacaggtgctgcgtcctttctccagAGGTTtcttcctgcggaagaaagatttccgcgtttctctgatggaattgcggtagatctctgcttccttattctttaaaatatGATTTGCGAGATCCCCTTAAAAGCTATATGAAGAGAACGATACAAGAACGAGTCGAATCGTCATATCATGTTTTGAGATCCGAAGTTTTACAAGAGAAACTTGTCCTTTGGTTTCTATTAGAATTGTTTTCGATTATACCAATATTTTGTAAGTGTTGTCTAGCGTTTTATTAATGATGAATAGACCTTTTCCTTCaataaaaaaagaatttaaattaaattaaagtattTTAAGCGATTAAGATCATGAAAATGAAACCAATTACCCCTTGTATTTAATCATTAGTTtatctttgatttttttttttttaaaaaaagtaacAAATAAATGAGAAAATGTCTCTCATGAAAGCTACTCTTTAAACAAATGTATTATATGACTTCAAAAAGAGGAAGTACTtgtgaaggcaaagtaaaagttCGGACAAAATGGATACTCCCTTCTTCtcgatcaattgtttacctttgttttTGACACAAAACCAAGGAGAGTGGAGAAGACCATTTATGGTGGTTGTTATTGAATGACAAGAAAAAATGAAATTGATAAACAAATAAACGCGACGAAGAGAGAAACAAGTACTTGTAGTTGGGAGAGATTAGATTCTGTGTAAATTGTGAGTTTATTGATGCATCAGACGTCAGGGTAAATTACACAGTTATTCTAACTCCTAACCAAACCCTTCCTTAACTAGAGCAAATTTACAAGGTACACAAGAgataatctataaatattattaaaaggctagcctaaaaatgccacgtagacaatgccacatgggtGAAAAAAAGTCACGTACACAATAATAaagtgacttggcaaactaatatgacatggattatccaatttattattatattgcattaatttaaaatatatattccctttaaaaatccatccatattccattagttttaaatttaattaactaaaaaaaactacaataaaaaaatacgcattaattataagttaataatttcaagatatttcatataaagtagtattatatgtattagaaataaaaataaaaaaactgaatacataagaaattaagaactaCGATGAATAAATGCAGTTGAAAAAAAAAtgtattgtcactaattcactactttttttAAACGCATTAATTCACTATTGTTGCtactataactttgttgtatatagaagatgttttacagAACTATTTAATTGGTAAatgagtattaaagatcatataaaattgtttttaaggaaaatataaaatatatggaaaagaaaatatttatttcatttaagtaatttacaaacaaattctgtaaatacttatgtgaaattaaacactaataatagaattttaaaagggtagtaataccgtgtatttagttcatgaaattatttcacgtaaaggataaggttttggaaaatataaaatatatagaaaagaaaatatttatttaatttaagtaatttacaaacaaattctgtaaatacttaagtaaatctatacaatatagttaaaagttTAGATTAAAGCATTTATCTTAATTTCACATGACATTAGCATTTAATATTTTATACCCCATTAAtttctatttatttttattggttatttaattatttattaattattatcagattattggttatttgatataattcttataaaaaaaatgattacTAAGTCTTTACgaaaatatcattacatattgtgtaacatacaaataaagaaaatcaaacgacatcattaatattcttaaattaaatgtatatattaaagatttgatgagctaaaaaaaccaaaaaaaaaagatgtaacttaccaaaattgacataaagtttcataatttacaattatatttcacattttaattgaaatttttggaagagaacatatatgttagtgaatcggttaaattttttcatattaacactgctcataaaattaaagtatacatttatttatttctttaatcGATATAATAAATAGTATAAAAAGGCTAACATTGAGTATATTTTTAAATGACATGTGGTATAACCACATGATTTCAAGAAGTCATGTTACAAGTCTCATCATCataattattttcttttatgTCCCCTAATATTTATTCTTACATTTACAATATTAGAAAAAATTAAAGAAGACAATAAACTTATTATTTTCTTCCACTTCAATACTTTATTCAATTCACCACAAGCATTTAACCATACTTTTCATATTCTTTCTCCATAACTCATTTCTCAAGTTTCCTTATAATgattcatatttttagtttaccttaaaacttttgatgatattataacttcttaattactactttttgttcttgagatgataatgtttattccatgagcacaacaatagacatgcatttttattatagTTTTTTTATCAACCTACAACTCATTCGTTTTTATCATGTTCTCTTTTCCATTATAAGATTTTACTATATTGGtcaaactcatttgataatatatcttatgcaattttgtatttcatgtacaattgattttggcataatactaatttttacaattgattgaattttcaggaCCATGACATACTTGCAgatcaaaacatacaaatgacaATCGACAAGTACGTGGATTTTTTAAGAGGATGATGTTTCTCATTTTGTTTTTCCTTGGATTTTTTTTGGGgagattttcctattttaattattaatacaaaactcatttgataatatttttcatatactcggtatatcttatgcaattttgtatttcgtgtacaattaattttggcataatactaagttgtacaattgattgaattttaggagcatgacatacttggagatcaatacgtgcaaGATGACAATTGTGAGATATGTGGATTTTAAGAGGTAGCATGATGTTTCTCATTATTTTTCTTGGAATTTCTTTTTTGGgagattttcctattttaattattaatacatgacaatcggtgagtacaaaacacaatttaagaATTATCAATTTTTTTATTTAAGATATTAGTGCAATATCAGTTAACACGATAGTTGATGTTGAAGGATGTGTTCATATGGATGATCAAATCTGAAGGTCTTAAATGGAGTAATCACCATCACGAGGATGTATTTTTATGTCGTTGatcattttaattgatattagccttctatttttgttccaataattatgctaaggtttttagcctattagttattcttggccttttagttgtagtgatagtatcgacacaatattgacggataattcttacaagagaaaaaaaaaaccatcaaatgataattaaatttgaaatggAGAGACACATATTCAATGTAT contains:
- the LOC141588558 gene encoding uncharacterized protein LOC141588558, which produces MSPTHNVQGLGSDDRYVSLLTNNIGVEVGDGNIQGDEVEDDVDLRLENASDEDDEDEEDIDHVSSTAPNPEFTSISKFDEIQGNNWANWKNVVPYDVRGEFSVGQTFPNKRYLTEAITSYNLRVNQSFKIHESKPHTVTYKCGRRPTSCSWTLRALQKKLVSDAFTIVRYNGGHERSCVGDTMPIDHRNLRRTFISNAIRNIVEADWGLMVNAIIEIIIDKYNYKISYMKAWKAKQKALADIFGDWELSYQLLPRFFEDLKEANPGTVVQFVNYPTDDPNVVIFGWVFWAFGASIKGFPHCRPIITIDGTHLYGKYKGVLMISMGVDANDQLYPLAFAIVELETTETWSWFLACIRCLVTQRSGLCIISDRHPGIMKAMNENGSGWEEPFAYHRFCIRHHASNINSKFKNKALKDLFSWTAFQHQSIKFNTSLAKINELNVQARADLDKLPLSKWSMCHGGALRYGIKTTNLAEVFNNVLKGARFLPVTALVKVTFFRV